One segment of Streptosporangium brasiliense DNA contains the following:
- a CDS encoding ferredoxin → MKINADTDRCVGAGMCALTVPEVFDQSEEEGTVVLLQADPPASMDAAVRRAVHLCPSGALSLA, encoded by the coding sequence ATGAAGATCAACGCGGACACCGACCGCTGCGTCGGAGCCGGTATGTGCGCTCTCACCGTGCCGGAGGTCTTCGACCAGAGCGAGGAGGAGGGCACCGTGGTCCTGCTGCAGGCCGACCCGCCCGCCTCCATGGACGCGGCGGTCCGCCGCGCCGTGCACCTGTGCCCGTCGGGAGCCCTATCCCTGGCCTGA
- a CDS encoding 4-hydroxy-tetrahydrodipicolinate synthase family protein, giving the protein MTFSGVYVPLITPFGEDGEVAVEALEGLARAVLDEGAAGLVALGTTAEVAMLAEEERRAVVEVCAKVCRERGTALVVGAGSSDTRSSVEALRALKDQADAALVTVPSFVRPSEAGVLAHFGVLAEQSPVPLIVYNIPYRTGQSVGAATLRRLGELPMVAGVKHAVGGVDQDTVTLLADLPEGFAVLAGDDPFFSALLALGASGGILASAHLHTGRFVELVEAWRSGDVAHARALGHRLSVMSASLFAEPNPTVIKGVLHSRGLIPTASVRLPLVPAGRASVEAAARLL; this is encoded by the coding sequence ATGACATTCAGCGGTGTTTACGTTCCCCTGATCACCCCGTTCGGCGAGGACGGCGAGGTCGCCGTGGAGGCGCTGGAGGGCCTGGCGCGCGCTGTGCTCGACGAGGGGGCGGCCGGGCTGGTCGCGCTCGGCACCACCGCCGAGGTCGCCATGCTCGCCGAGGAGGAACGGCGGGCGGTCGTCGAGGTCTGCGCGAAGGTGTGCCGGGAGCGGGGGACGGCGCTGGTCGTCGGTGCCGGGTCCAGTGACACCCGCTCCTCCGTCGAGGCCCTGCGCGCGCTCAAGGACCAGGCGGACGCCGCGCTGGTCACGGTGCCGTCCTTCGTCCGCCCGTCCGAGGCCGGGGTGCTCGCCCACTTCGGCGTGCTGGCCGAGCAGAGCCCGGTGCCGTTGATCGTCTACAACATCCCCTACCGGACGGGGCAGTCGGTGGGCGCGGCCACCCTGCGCCGACTGGGAGAGCTGCCCATGGTGGCCGGGGTCAAGCACGCGGTCGGCGGCGTCGACCAGGACACCGTCACCCTGCTGGCCGACCTGCCGGAGGGCTTCGCGGTGCTCGCCGGGGACGACCCCTTCTTCTCCGCGCTGCTCGCGCTGGGCGCCTCCGGCGGCATCCTCGCCTCGGCCCACCTGCACACCGGCCGGTTCGTCGAGCTGGTGGAGGCCTGGCGCTCCGGCGACGTCGCCCACGCCCGCGCGCTGGGCCACCGGCTCTCGGTCATGTCGGCGAGCCTGTTCGCCGAGCCCAACCCAACGGTGATCAAGGGAGTGCTGCACTCCCGGGGCCTGATCCCCACCGCGTCGGTCCGGCTCCCGCTGGTCCCCGCGGGCCGAGCCTCGGTCGAGGCGGCCGCACGCCTGCTGTGA
- a CDS encoding cytochrome P450, whose protein sequence is MTEAPSRPVTFPLVREHPFDPPGEALRWQQQGALHRMTFADGHLGWLVTGNAAARAVLADNRFSNRTELNHPPVAHPLFQEEDRRTLPGFFLRMDAPEHTRYRRLLTGQFTVRRMRQLEPRIEKITSDCLDAMEGSAQPVDLVQSFALPIPSLVICELLGVPYADREQFQRDSAALLNLDSSAEQMAAALADLMAYLHGLVLRKRAEPADDLLGSLAAGGELNDEELTGVAVLLLVAGHETTANMLALGTFALLRNPDQLALVRDDPAVAESAVEELLRYLTIIHMGPVRTALEDVELDGRLIKAGESVAFSLPAANRDPERFDDPGTLDVTRPPTGHLTFGHGIHQCLGQQLARVEMRIAYPALLRRFPGLRLAVPPEEVPMRSNMTIYGVHRLPVTW, encoded by the coding sequence ATGACCGAGGCCCCATCCCGCCCGGTGACCTTTCCCCTCGTCCGCGAACACCCCTTCGACCCGCCCGGGGAGGCGCTGCGCTGGCAGCAGCAGGGCGCGCTCCACCGGATGACCTTCGCCGACGGGCATCTGGGCTGGCTGGTGACCGGCAACGCCGCCGCGCGGGCCGTGCTCGCCGACAACCGCTTCAGCAACCGCACCGAGCTCAACCATCCGCCGGTCGCCCACCCGCTGTTCCAGGAGGAGGACCGGCGGACGCTGCCGGGATTCTTCCTGCGGATGGACGCGCCCGAGCACACCCGCTACCGGCGGCTGCTGACCGGGCAGTTCACGGTGCGGCGGATGCGGCAGCTCGAACCCAGGATCGAGAAGATCACCTCCGACTGCCTGGACGCCATGGAGGGGAGCGCCCAGCCGGTCGACCTGGTGCAGTCCTTCGCCCTGCCGATCCCGTCCCTGGTGATCTGCGAGCTGCTCGGCGTGCCGTACGCCGACCGCGAGCAGTTCCAGCGGGATTCGGCGGCGCTGCTGAACCTCGACTCCTCGGCCGAGCAGATGGCCGCGGCGCTGGCCGACCTCATGGCCTACCTGCACGGGCTGGTGCTCCGCAAGCGGGCCGAACCGGCCGACGACCTGCTCGGCTCCCTCGCCGCGGGCGGGGAGCTCAACGACGAGGAGCTCACCGGCGTCGCGGTGCTCCTGCTCGTCGCCGGCCACGAGACGACCGCGAACATGCTCGCGCTCGGCACCTTCGCGCTGCTGCGCAACCCGGACCAGCTCGCCCTGGTCCGCGACGACCCGGCGGTGGCCGAGAGCGCCGTCGAGGAGCTCCTGCGCTATCTCACGATCATCCACATGGGCCCGGTCCGGACCGCGCTGGAGGACGTCGAGCTCGACGGCCGATTGATCAAGGCCGGGGAGTCGGTGGCGTTCTCGCTGCCGGCGGCCAACCGCGATCCCGAGCGGTTCGACGATCCCGGTACCCTCGACGTCACCCGGCCTCCGACGGGTCATCTCACCTTCGGCCACGGCATACACCAGTGTCTGGGCCAGCAACTCGCCCGGGTCGAGATGCGCATCGCCTATCCGGCGCTGCTGCGCCGCTTCCCGGGCCTGCGCCTGGCGGTGCCTCCGGAGGAGGTGCCCATGCGTTCCAATATGACCATCTACGGCGTGCACCGGCTCCCGGTCACCTGGTAG
- a CDS encoding ribosomal maturation YjgA family protein, with translation MSPALQTRLSPALRSRLPAALAAVATVAAGLTVRAVTGGWFAKYAGDALYTVLVHTLIVLVLPRVPPVRAAIGALAFSWAVEFAQLTPVPAALSEASVLARLVLGSTFGAADLAAYAVGAALAAAAHALLRPDPSRRAGARPAVSFRDHA, from the coding sequence GTGTCCCCCGCTCTCCAGACCCGCCTGTCCCCCGCTCTCCGCAGCCGTCTGCCGGCCGCGCTCGCGGCCGTCGCGACCGTCGCCGCGGGGCTCACGGTCCGCGCGGTCACCGGCGGCTGGTTCGCCAAATACGCCGGTGACGCCCTCTACACCGTGCTCGTCCACACGCTGATCGTGCTGGTGCTCCCCCGGGTCCCGCCGGTCCGCGCCGCGATCGGCGCCCTGGCGTTCAGCTGGGCGGTCGAGTTCGCCCAGCTCACTCCCGTCCCGGCCGCCCTCTCGGAGGCCAGCGTGCTGGCCAGGCTGGTGCTCGGCAGCACGTTCGGCGCCGCCGACCTGGCCGCCTACGCCGTCGGGGCCGCTCTCGCGGCGGCGGCGCACGCCCTCCTCCGCCCGGATCCGTCACGCCGGGCCGGTGCCCGGCCGGCCGTATCATTTCGAGACCATGCCTGA
- a CDS encoding Fpg/Nei family DNA glycosylase has protein sequence MPEGHTIHRLAAQHRQVFGGGAVRAESPQGRFAAGARQIDGRVLQETDAHGKHLLLGFDDDRWLHVHLGIYGRYPFGPAPAPPPTGAVRLRLSNAEEYADLRGPNVCELLDPAAKRALHDRLGPDPLRADADPEAAWRRISRSRTSIGVLLMDQSVVAGVGNIYRAEALFRQGVDPSRAGRDLTRGQWTAIWADLVALMADGVRVGRIDTVRPEHTPEAMGRPPRVDDHGGEVYVYRRTGMPCLLCGTEVRTEVLAGRNLFWCPGCQPV, from the coding sequence ATGCCTGAAGGACACACCATTCACCGCCTGGCCGCGCAGCATCGGCAGGTGTTCGGCGGCGGGGCCGTGCGCGCCGAGAGCCCGCAGGGCAGGTTCGCCGCCGGGGCCCGCCAGATCGACGGGCGGGTGCTCCAGGAGACGGACGCGCACGGCAAGCACCTGCTGCTCGGCTTCGACGACGACCGCTGGCTCCACGTGCACCTGGGCATCTACGGCAGATACCCCTTCGGCCCGGCTCCGGCGCCTCCGCCGACGGGTGCGGTACGGCTGCGCCTGAGCAACGCCGAGGAGTACGCCGACCTGCGCGGGCCCAACGTCTGCGAGCTGCTGGACCCCGCGGCCAAGAGGGCGTTGCACGACCGGCTCGGGCCCGACCCGCTGCGCGCCGACGCCGACCCGGAGGCGGCCTGGCGGCGGATCAGTCGTAGCCGCACCTCCATCGGCGTCCTGCTGATGGACCAGTCGGTGGTCGCGGGCGTGGGCAACATCTACCGCGCCGAGGCGCTGTTCCGGCAGGGTGTCGACCCGTCCCGGGCCGGCCGCGACCTCACCCGCGGGCAGTGGACGGCCATCTGGGCGGACCTGGTGGCGCTGATGGCCGACGGCGTGCGGGTGGGGCGGATCGACACGGTCAGGCCCGAGCACACGCCCGAGGCGATGGGGCGTCCGCCCCGGGTCGACGACCACGGCGGTGAGGTCTACGTCTACCGGCGCACGGGCATGCCGTGCCTGCTGTGCGGGACCGAGGTCCGCACCGAGGTGCTCGCCGGCCGCAATCTCTTCTGGTGCCCGGGCTGCCAGCCGGTGTGA
- a CDS encoding Lrp/AsnC family transcriptional regulator has protein sequence MDAMDWALLAELQGDARLSYSELSRRVHMSAPAVAERVRRLEETGVITGYHARVDPALAGRGVAALIRMSCYGPRCVLRDEQALAWPEILEVHRVTGDTCCLLRVAASSMTAFEELIDRLAPYGHPSSMMVLSSPVPWRPLSPA, from the coding sequence ATGGACGCTATGGACTGGGCACTGCTGGCCGAGCTGCAGGGTGACGCGCGGCTGTCCTACAGCGAGCTGTCTCGGCGGGTCCACATGTCGGCCCCGGCGGTGGCCGAGCGGGTGCGGCGGCTGGAGGAGACCGGAGTGATCACCGGCTACCACGCGCGGGTCGACCCGGCGCTGGCCGGGCGCGGGGTGGCGGCGCTGATCAGGATGTCGTGTTACGGGCCGCGCTGCGTGCTCCGCGACGAACAGGCGCTGGCCTGGCCGGAGATCCTGGAGGTCCACCGGGTGACCGGCGACACCTGCTGCCTGCTGCGGGTGGCCGCCTCCTCGATGACGGCCTTCGAGGAGCTGATCGACCGGCTCGCGCCGTACGGTCACCCGTCGAGCATGATGGTGCTCTCCAGCCCGGTCCCCTGGCGCCCGCTCTCCCCCGCCTAG
- a CDS encoding TetR/AcrR family transcriptional regulator, which yields MVDGLGLRERKKLRTRRALIEAALRLFEEKGYEETTVAEIAAAADISTRTFFSYFASKEDVLFFDGQARVDAIIEMIAQRRAEESVVEILLRVAEMGMRMAERDAVMELDPLRVRLIMSVPALQARALRLLFDTQLQMAEALHRVYPEDIDLVEAAAAVGALIGAMKLAIMVGLDRGDPPARTWAAARRGVEIAMLGLGSVGVRPAGAGAAAPGREQSRATG from the coding sequence ATGGTGGATGGTCTGGGGTTGCGGGAACGCAAGAAGCTGCGCACCCGCCGCGCGCTGATCGAGGCGGCCCTGCGCCTGTTCGAGGAGAAGGGCTACGAGGAGACCACCGTCGCCGAGATCGCCGCGGCGGCCGACATCTCGACGCGGACGTTCTTCAGTTACTTCGCCAGCAAGGAGGACGTGCTCTTCTTCGACGGCCAGGCGCGGGTCGACGCGATCATCGAGATGATCGCGCAACGGCGGGCCGAGGAGAGCGTGGTCGAGATCCTGCTCCGCGTGGCCGAGATGGGCATGCGCATGGCGGAGCGCGACGCGGTCATGGAGCTCGACCCCCTCCGCGTCCGCCTGATCATGTCGGTCCCGGCGCTCCAGGCGCGCGCGCTGCGACTGCTGTTCGACACCCAGCTCCAGATGGCCGAGGCGCTCCACCGGGTCTACCCCGAGGACATCGACCTCGTCGAGGCCGCCGCCGCCGTCGGCGCGCTCATCGGGGCGATGAAGCTCGCCATCATGGTCGGCCTGGACCGGGGCGACCCGCCGGCCCGGACATGGGCGGCGGCTCGCAGAGGCGTCGAGATCGCCATGCTGGGCCTGGGGTCGGTGGGCGTGCGGCCGGCCGGAGCGGGCGCCGCGGCACCGGGCCGGGAGCAGAGCCGGGCCACGGGGTGA
- a CDS encoding sirohydrochlorin chelatase: MRGRAVRPSGRHRRPVPSQLPPEAPALVLAALGDATGAVAELAALIRGDNPQIEVRLAGLGEDGKALTAELEAAARERPGDGVAAIVVPILTGPHPVADRLIATAVETSGASVTVTDHLGPHPLLAEALHIRLAEKDLARADRMRLLNVSSPVDAVILVTVGGENAASAAQPTAVLLASRLTLPVVVASLDSAPSVAEAAERMRQIGAQRIALSPCAVGPEIDPGLVAGAAAEIGAECADLLGAHDLIADLAARAYGSVLAED, from the coding sequence GTGCGCGGACGCGCCGTCCGGCCCTCCGGCCGGCACCGCAGGCCCGTGCCCTCCCAGCTCCCGCCCGAGGCACCCGCGCTGGTGCTGGCCGCCCTCGGTGACGCGACAGGCGCCGTCGCCGAGCTAGCGGCCCTGATACGGGGGGACAACCCGCAGATCGAGGTCCGCCTGGCCGGTCTCGGCGAGGACGGCAAAGCGCTGACCGCCGAGCTGGAGGCGGCCGCCCGCGAGCGCCCGGGGGACGGCGTCGCCGCCATCGTGGTGCCGATCCTGACCGGCCCGCACCCGGTCGCCGACCGGCTGATCGCCACCGCCGTCGAGACGAGCGGGGCGTCGGTGACGGTCACCGACCACCTCGGCCCGCACCCGCTGCTCGCCGAGGCCCTGCACATCCGGCTCGCGGAGAAGGACCTGGCCAGAGCCGACCGGATGCGGCTGCTCAACGTCTCCAGCCCGGTCGACGCGGTCATCCTCGTCACGGTCGGCGGCGAGAACGCGGCCTCGGCCGCGCAGCCGACGGCGGTGCTGCTGGCCTCCCGCCTGACGCTCCCCGTGGTGGTCGCCTCCCTGGACAGCGCGCCGAGCGTCGCCGAGGCGGCCGAGCGGATGCGCCAGATCGGCGCCCAGCGCATCGCCCTGTCCCCGTGCGCCGTCGGCCCGGAGATCGATCCCGGCCTGGTCGCGGGGGCGGCGGCGGAGATCGGGGCCGAGTGCGCCGATCTCCTCGGCGCGCACGACCTCATCGCCGACCTCGCCGCCCGTGCCTACGGGAGCGTCCTGGCCGAGGACTGA
- a CDS encoding alpha/beta hydrolase: MIPPVPNVLVTTGPGLVADLRLLTEVADREFAALGVNGKVSPASDLPALRAALEFPGALVVLPGPGPEARSLVSGHPRAVWLDLERSVAPGPPARDPAGAHLHGRGIWGLTWAIRHAVHRLRWPARRIAYGDHPDQWAEVRPPHGDGAAPPVAVLLHGGYWRSIWGADLMDALCVDLAERGFAAWNLEYRRPDLHGWAATTEDVARAIALAAGSTPGPVVAIGHSAGGQLALRAAADDPRITLAVSLAGVLDLVEGDRRQLSSGAVAAALGGSAAEAPEVYRRSSPMERLPLGVPQLIVQGGGDDLDLVDLGRRYARAAQASGDEVTYLEMSGDHFDVIDPASPIWRATAGVIADRTSPDPLRGPGDGPRAAQATDPAPSGQG, translated from the coding sequence ATGATCCCTCCGGTCCCCAACGTGCTCGTGACCACCGGCCCGGGCCTGGTCGCCGACCTCCGGCTCCTCACGGAGGTGGCCGACCGCGAGTTCGCCGCCCTCGGTGTCAACGGGAAGGTCTCCCCGGCCTCCGACCTGCCCGCTCTGCGGGCGGCGCTGGAGTTCCCCGGCGCCCTCGTCGTCCTCCCCGGCCCCGGACCCGAGGCCCGGAGCCTGGTCTCCGGGCACCCCCGCGCGGTCTGGCTGGACCTGGAGAGATCCGTCGCCCCCGGCCCTCCTGCCCGCGACCCGGCGGGCGCCCACCTGCACGGACGGGGGATCTGGGGGCTGACGTGGGCGATCAGGCATGCCGTGCACCGGCTGCGGTGGCCGGCGCGGCGGATCGCCTACGGCGACCACCCCGACCAGTGGGCGGAGGTGCGGCCGCCGCACGGGGACGGCGCAGCTCCGCCCGTCGCGGTGCTGCTGCACGGCGGCTACTGGCGCTCGATCTGGGGCGCGGACCTGATGGACGCGCTCTGCGTCGACCTGGCCGAGCGGGGGTTCGCCGCCTGGAACCTCGAATACCGCCGTCCCGATCTGCACGGCTGGGCCGCGACCACCGAGGACGTCGCCCGGGCGATCGCCCTCGCGGCCGGGAGCACGCCGGGGCCGGTCGTGGCGATCGGCCACTCGGCGGGCGGGCAGCTCGCCCTCCGCGCCGCCGCCGACGACCCCCGGATCACACTGGCCGTCTCCCTGGCCGGAGTGCTCGACCTGGTGGAGGGCGACCGCAGGCAGCTCAGCTCCGGCGCGGTCGCCGCGGCGCTCGGCGGGTCCGCGGCCGAGGCGCCCGAGGTCTACCGGCGTTCCAGCCCGATGGAGCGGCTCCCCCTGGGCGTGCCCCAGCTCATCGTGCAGGGCGGCGGCGACGACCTCGACCTGGTCGACCTGGGCAGGCGCTACGCGCGGGCCGCCCAGGCCTCGGGTGACGAGGTGACCTACCTCGAAATGTCGGGTGACCACTTCGACGTCATCGATCCCGCCTCCCCGATCTGGCGCGCGACGGCCGGAGTGATCGCCGACCGCACGTCCCCGGACCCGCTCCGCGGGCCCGGGGACGGCCCGCGCGCCGCGCAGGCCACCGATCCCGCGCCGTCAGGCCAGGGATAG
- a CDS encoding L-rhamnose mutarotase: protein MRVALHTRIRPGKESEYERAHREVPPELVEAIKKGGAREWTIWRSGLELFHVIDCDDYEALLASLAGLPVNIAWQARMDELLEVAHDYSADGGGKGLPAVWRLT, encoded by the coding sequence ATGCGCGTCGCGTTGCACACCCGGATCAGGCCGGGCAAGGAGTCGGAGTACGAGCGGGCGCACCGGGAGGTGCCCCCCGAACTGGTGGAGGCGATCAAGAAGGGCGGCGCGCGCGAGTGGACGATCTGGCGCAGCGGCCTGGAGCTCTTCCACGTGATCGACTGTGACGACTACGAGGCGCTGCTCGCGTCGCTGGCCGGCCTGCCGGTGAACATCGCCTGGCAGGCCCGGATGGACGAGCTGCTGGAGGTCGCGCACGACTACTCCGCCGACGGCGGCGGCAAGGGCCTCCCGGCGGTCTGGCGGCTCACCTGA
- a CDS encoding tryptophan 2,3-dioxygenase — protein sequence MTSTRQLSERDRQERAAANDGLPTLGFDAATPYDDYVGTATLHRLQRTVTDAPEELAFLVTTQVMELYFGLLRSEWQLAQRQLDDDDAAAATVTIKRTVRHFEALNAAWASLSWLTPAQFNQFRDALGEASGFQSALYRHVEFLLGNKSEALIRPHRRNPEAHRELVEALARPSLYDSVLAFLARQGHAIPRAVLERDHAADYEPRSEVEAVWVEVYGGPLAPLADALTDLAEQFSDWRYRHLMAVRRSMGAKPGSGGSSGLSWLERSMRREIFPELWTARTLM from the coding sequence ATGACCAGCACCAGGCAGCTCAGCGAGCGAGACCGGCAGGAACGGGCCGCGGCCAACGATGGACTGCCCACGCTCGGGTTCGACGCGGCCACGCCGTACGACGACTACGTCGGCACCGCCACCCTCCACCGGCTCCAGCGCACCGTCACCGACGCCCCCGAGGAGCTCGCCTTCCTGGTCACCACCCAGGTGATGGAGCTCTACTTCGGCCTGCTCCGCTCGGAGTGGCAGCTGGCCCAGCGCCAGCTCGACGATGACGACGCCGCCGCGGCGACCGTGACGATCAAGCGTACGGTCCGCCACTTCGAGGCGCTCAACGCCGCGTGGGCCTCGCTCAGCTGGCTCACTCCCGCGCAGTTCAACCAGTTCCGCGACGCGCTCGGCGAGGCGTCGGGCTTCCAGTCGGCGCTCTACCGGCACGTGGAGTTCCTGCTCGGCAACAAGTCCGAGGCGCTCATCCGCCCGCACCGCCGCAACCCCGAGGCGCACCGGGAGCTCGTCGAGGCGCTGGCCCGGCCGAGCCTGTACGACTCGGTGCTCGCCTTCCTCGCCCGGCAGGGCCACGCGATCCCGCGGGCGGTGCTGGAGCGCGACCACGCCGCCGATTACGAGCCCCGCTCCGAGGTCGAGGCGGTCTGGGTCGAGGTGTACGGCGGGCCGCTCGCGCCGCTGGCCGACGCGCTGACCGACCTGGCCGAGCAGTTCTCCGACTGGCGTTACCGGCACCTCATGGCGGTGCGCCGGTCGATGGGGGCCAAGCCGGGCTCCGGCGGGTCGAGCGGCCTGAGCTGGCTGGAGCGGAGCATGCGGCGGGAGATCTTCCCCGAGCTCTGGACCGCGCGCACGCTGATGTGA
- a CDS encoding LysR family transcriptional regulator — protein MLDVRRLRLLRELSYRGTIAAVAEAMTFTPSAVSQQLAALEREAGVALLERTGRRVTLTPAGVALVGHAEAVLERLEQASAELAAAHTGLVGAIRVGAFPTATRTILPAALAALARDHPGLEPMVDEIDPAEVAPRLRTGDLDVALVHEYDFVPALPDLALDTEPLLEEPMYLASGDGGDSPLPPGDPGDCLVRRRDASWIVAKPGTLCHAMTVRACQAAGFAPRIRHHIDDFATVLAMVAVGQGVALVPELGAADPPGGVRLTELPMRRRTQVAFRRGAASHPAVAAFTAALRSSLPGGRHPRPTGRATAG, from the coding sequence ATGCTCGATGTGCGACGCCTCCGGCTGCTCCGCGAACTGTCCTACCGGGGCACGATCGCCGCGGTCGCCGAGGCCATGACGTTCACCCCCTCGGCCGTCTCCCAGCAGCTCGCGGCGCTGGAGCGGGAGGCCGGGGTGGCGCTGCTGGAGCGGACCGGCCGCCGGGTGACGCTCACCCCCGCGGGGGTCGCGCTGGTCGGGCACGCCGAGGCCGTGCTCGAACGGCTGGAGCAGGCCTCGGCGGAGCTGGCGGCGGCGCACACGGGCCTGGTCGGGGCCATCAGGGTCGGCGCCTTCCCCACCGCCACCCGCACGATCCTGCCCGCCGCCCTGGCCGCTCTGGCCCGTGACCATCCCGGGCTGGAGCCGATGGTGGACGAGATCGACCCCGCCGAGGTGGCCCCCCGGCTCCGGACGGGCGACCTGGACGTCGCCCTCGTCCACGAGTACGACTTCGTCCCCGCCCTCCCCGACCTCGCCCTGGACACCGAGCCGCTGCTGGAGGAGCCCATGTATCTCGCATCCGGTGACGGCGGCGACTCCCCGTTGCCGCCCGGCGACCCCGGCGACTGCCTGGTCCGGCGGCGCGACGCGTCCTGGATCGTCGCCAAGCCCGGCACGCTCTGCCACGCGATGACGGTGCGGGCCTGCCAGGCCGCCGGGTTCGCCCCCAGGATCCGCCACCACATCGACGACTTCGCCACCGTGCTGGCGATGGTCGCGGTCGGCCAGGGCGTCGCGCTGGTGCCGGAGCTGGGGGCGGCCGACCCGCCCGGCGGCGTCCGGCTCACCGAGCTGCCGATGCGCCGCCGCACCCAGGTCGCCTTCCGCCGGGGGGCCGCCTCCCACCCGGCCGTCGCCGCCTTCACCGCCGCGCTGCGCTCCTCGCTGCCCGGCGGCCGTCATCCGCGGCCCACCGGCCGGGCGACGGCCGGGTAG
- a CDS encoding GNAT family N-acetyltransferase — translation MRHVQISGKRLGLREVTAEDVDALHAVYGDPTATEHLPFDPRTHEEVEEIVAQALEAAQAEPRRLYVLAVIDLDGDEAIGVARLHIEADHPHSAEIGLGLRPDHWGRGMGTDLIRLMLMFGFRHLRLHRIWGARSPANTAAQLAMLVAGMVEEGRIRHHVRARGAWRDSIVHSALEDEWEGHRDV, via the coding sequence ATGCGTCACGTTCAGATCTCCGGTAAGAGACTCGGGCTGAGAGAAGTCACGGCCGAGGACGTGGACGCGCTGCACGCCGTCTACGGCGACCCCACCGCCACCGAGCATCTGCCGTTCGACCCGCGCACCCACGAGGAGGTCGAGGAGATAGTCGCCCAGGCGCTGGAGGCGGCGCAGGCCGAGCCCCGGCGACTGTACGTGCTCGCGGTGATCGATCTGGACGGCGACGAGGCCATCGGCGTCGCCCGGCTGCACATCGAGGCCGACCACCCGCACAGCGCGGAGATCGGCCTCGGCCTCCGTCCCGACCACTGGGGCCGGGGCATGGGCACCGACCTGATCCGGCTGATGCTGATGTTCGGCTTCCGGCACCTGCGCCTGCACCGCATCTGGGGAGCCCGCTCCCCCGCCAACACCGCCGCCCAGCTCGCGATGCTGGTCGCCGGGATGGTCGAGGAGGGCAGGATCAGGCACCACGTGCGGGCCCGCGGCGCCTGGCGCGACTCCATCGTCCACTCGGCCCTGGAGGACGAGTGGGAAGGCCACCGGGACGTCTGA
- a CDS encoding PH domain-containing protein, whose amino-acid sequence MAQVVYDRKEQLQQIESGLMPGEQIIAVYDAIGAGTGFLGLTDKRVIVQDKSFVGKKIAITSIPYGKVSAVSVVSNKSIAGSFFSSGAIAIHVGTHTYEVEFRGDNKAHHVHNVILHFIS is encoded by the coding sequence ATGGCACAGGTCGTGTACGACCGGAAGGAACAGCTCCAGCAGATCGAGAGCGGGCTGATGCCCGGTGAGCAGATCATCGCCGTCTACGACGCCATCGGCGCGGGGACCGGCTTCCTGGGCCTCACCGACAAGCGTGTGATCGTGCAGGACAAGTCCTTCGTGGGCAAGAAGATCGCCATCACGAGCATCCCCTACGGGAAGGTCTCAGCGGTCAGCGTGGTGAGCAACAAGTCCATCGCGGGCTCGTTCTTCTCCTCCGGTGCCATCGCCATCCACGTGGGCACCCACACCTACGAGGTGGAGTTCCGGGGCGACAACAAGGCCCACCACGTGCACAACGTGATCCTCCACTTC
- the pgeF gene encoding peptidoglycan editing factor PgeF, which translates to MRITDRHGGVSAEPYGSRNLGGLCGDDPGAVAANRARTAAEFGLERVVFMRQVHSADVRYVSEPFGDDPPPLDGVFTDVPGLGLAALCADCAPVLLADPRAGLVGAAHSGRVGTVLGVVPALVAAMAGRGADPAGMTALIGPMACGSCYEVPAELRAEVAAVIPEAWSITRQDTPALDLRAAITSQLAKAGVGEVTHDTRCTIETPDLFSHRRDHRTGRFAGYVWLEG; encoded by the coding sequence ATGAGGATCACCGATCGCCACGGCGGCGTCAGCGCCGAGCCGTACGGCAGCCGCAACCTCGGGGGCCTGTGCGGCGACGACCCCGGGGCGGTCGCCGCGAACCGGGCCAGGACCGCGGCCGAGTTCGGCCTGGAGCGGGTCGTGTTCATGCGGCAGGTCCACAGCGCCGACGTCCGATACGTGAGTGAGCCGTTCGGCGACGACCCGCCGCCGCTGGACGGGGTCTTCACCGACGTGCCCGGTCTCGGCCTGGCCGCGCTCTGCGCCGACTGCGCCCCCGTCCTGCTGGCCGACCCGCGGGCCGGTCTGGTCGGGGCGGCGCACTCCGGCCGGGTCGGCACCGTCCTCGGAGTGGTCCCGGCGCTGGTCGCGGCGATGGCCGGGCGCGGCGCCGACCCGGCGGGGATGACCGCCCTGATCGGTCCGATGGCCTGCGGAAGCTGCTACGAGGTCCCCGCCGAGCTGCGCGCGGAGGTCGCGGCGGTCATCCCCGAGGCGTGGTCGATCACCCGCCAGGACACCCCCGCCCTCGACCTGCGCGCCGCGATCACCTCGCAGCTCGCCAAGGCGGGCGTCGGCGAGGTCACCCACGACACCCGCTGCACCATCGAGACCCCCGACCTGTTCTCCCACCGAAGGGACCACCGGACCGGCCGTTTCGCGGGCTACGTCTGGCTGGAGGGCTGA